TCTGAATTTCTCAGGCCTTAAACTTGAGCAATTCAGTGCTACTGCTCAAGCTGTAGCATAGCAAAACtgtgaagatcattaacattaaaatcgtttccatctgcagttcaaatgaaattacaTTAATTTCATCCATATATCCACTATCTACGCACTTATCATTGACGCACTTAAttaccagctcccagttggcctgatagctcaagtGGTGGAGCACTGTactggcatcgcagaggtctgggttcaagtccctttcaggcctgaaattttcagacctttcttttgttactgctcaagtagcatagcaaaactgtaaagatcattaacattaaaacaaGTACCAATACAATGAAATTAGAAGTTGTTAGACTAGCATGAATAGAGCTGTGATTGATCTGCTTGAAAGGCtagtatcttttttttttagggtgGGTGGTGCGTGGGAGTGGCTGATGTAATTCAGTGCCATGGGCATAAATTTAACAACTGGTTCATGGACAATGTACGTCTGCCAAGTTATGGATGCGCATGGGAGGTTTCCAACCATGAGAGAGTTGATAGAGTCACACAGCTGGCTTTTTGAGTGCTTGGCAACTTCTCAAGTGCATCCATAATGCATCCATAACTTGACAGACGTATGCTAACTGTGAGCTGATATTGTTTTAGAACTGGGAggttttgacaaatttgacttttttcaaACTGATTGGTAGCTTGTAGATAtgcatttcaataataattattgcttcatTGCATCACCGGCATCTGTATTTTGGACAGGTATGGGAGCCTTTGAAGCAGAATTTTGGTCGTGTAATAGCTTCTGATATGCTCGGATCAGGCTTCAGTGACAAACCAGTCAGTAACATTAAATTCTATTAGCAATATatttgaaatagtttatttATATGTGAATGTGCTATCATTCATCTGATGATCAATACACTTTCCGAAAAAAGTAGAAAGCTGATAAATAGCCACAAGCCAGGATTCTCCTTCATGCCATCAGAATAAAAATTTCTAAGAAAGTCTTCCCAAGTCACTTCATTATGAGAAATAATGTTGTGGGCACTTGTTGTGTTGCACAAGTAGCTTGTTGTGACATctaagagaaaagaaagacaaagagTTGGAAAAATCAAGATTGAGACGCTGGAAGAGAGAGCATACACTTTCCTCTGCTGATCCTTCTTGCtctgattttaatttttttgtatgttCAAAATTAACTACACAGCAATCTATGTAGGTAAAAAGTTCTTATATTGGCAGTCAGCTAATTCTTTGGGTTATGTCTTGGCATTTTATGAGAAGCACACATTTGATTTGCTCAAAATTAACCACACAGCAACCTATGTGGGTAAAACGTTCTTACATTGGTTTACAAGCTAATTCTTTGGGTTATTTTTGTCTTGGCATTTTATGAGAAGGACACATTTGATTTGCTCAAAATTAACCACACAGCAACCTATGTGGGTAAAACGTTCTTACACTGGTTTACAAGCTAATTCTTTGGGTTATTTTTGTCTTGGCATTTTATGAGAAGCACAAATTTGATTTGCTCAAAATTAACCACACAGCAACCTATGTGGGTAAAACGTTCTTGCATTGGTTTACAAGCTAATTCTTTGGGTTATTTTTGTCTTGGCATTTTATGAGAAGTACACATTTGATTTGCTCAAAATTAACCACACAGCAACCTATGTGGGTAAAACATTCTTACATTGGTTTACAAGCTAATTCTTTGGGTTATTTTTGTCTTGGCATTTTATGAGAAGGAtacatttgatttgttcaAAATTAACCACACAGCAACCTATGTGGGTAAAACGTTCTTACATTGGTTTACAAGCTAATTCTTTGGGTTATTTTTGTCTTGGCATTTTATGAGAAGGACACATTTGATTTGCTCAAAATTAACCACACAGCAACCTATGTGGGTAAAACTTTCTTACATTGGTTTACAAGCTAATTCTTTGGGTTATTTTTGTCGTGGCATTTTATGAGAAGGACACATTTGATTTGCTCAAAATTAACTACACAGCAACCTATGTGGGTAAAAAGTTCTTACATTGGCAATCAGCTAATTCTTTGGGTTATTTATGTCTTGGCATTTTATGAGAAGTacacatttgatttgatccCTAGTAGTTATTATTACAGAGACGTTTTctttacataataatatgATTGTGTTTTTGATTGCATTTCATGAAGCGTGATGGGGATTACACAGTAATGGAACAGGCAACTCTGCAAGAGGCATTTCTAAGTTATCTTGGAATTCACAAGGTTCACATTTTAGCTCATGATTTGGGTGATACCGTCGCTCTTGAAATGTTAGCCAGGTGATTATTTTAAGGTATTCTAATATTATTGCACGCATTTAATTTGTTGAGACTGATCCAAACTGTTTACAAATTGAAAGGCCCATAATCTCATAGCTGATCAAACCCTCAACTTGGAAAGTGGTTGAGAAAATTCTTGCTCTCATTTACAATGTTAAATTGTCAGTGTTACCAAAACAAGCACCAGTATCTGTTCATTATGATCAATAGCTATTTTTTGTCGGATGATCTTATTATGTTAGAGCTTAGAGCTGGAATCTTGCTAGATTTTGTAATcgttattaaattttgttaatcactaCCTGTTTTGCTGTGTGATAACTCACTCTTCTCTAGTTCAGTACAAGGTTTAACTTCACTGATTACCACATCCTTTTTATCTGTAAAATAGatatgaagaaagaaaaactttaaAGCAAGACCCTTCAGAATATATTAGAATAGAATCACTGTGTTTATCAAATGGAGGTAAATTCAATTCAGCTAAATTATAATGCtcattttaatattgtttgCAATCACTTGATTATGATTCTTATAAGTGCATGAGCTGAAGTCTCCCATTTTTTTGTCTATAACAACAGGAATTTTTCCTGAAACACACTTTCCCAAGGCCATTCAAAAGgtaaaactaataataatcacaatgtaatgattattatttgtatAATCTCTTCCTCTACATATCATTGCTGGAATGTGAAAAGGTGCCATGCATTCTAAGTGTGAGTGTTGCTAAAATGATGCTTTGTGGAagcatgtttatttttttttctgtgattCTTTTTTGCAGTTGATAGCAAATTCATGGCTAGGACCTGTGGTAGCACGACTAACAAATTATCCTTTGTTTGCAAGAAGGTAGGAAACACTTGCTAATCTTCTAATAGATGTTCATTGGTGAACATGCTTATTCATGCGATACCTGGCAGAATTGAAGATCGTTGTGGTTTAGAGCACTAATTCAGTGTTCCAAAAAAGGGATGGATCTCTGGTCATAAACGAATAGACTCCCCTACTCATTTAAGTAATGAAAGTGTAGAGAAACCCACTTTACTGTAAATGTTTCTGTACCTTTACTATAGTGTTTAATAGAGGGACAGTTTTCTCAGGTTTTTGACCAAAGAGCTATGGTTTATGTGGAACAGTGAATAACTTCATGATTGTTTGGTATGATGTGGACTTGCTCGTCTTTGAAACAGATTTGCAATAGGtggtaatttaatttttccatataaattatattatattgacctttaattttttgtttattctctAGCCTTGCATCAGTGTTTGGTCCTCTCACAAGACCCACAAGAGAAGAACTGCAGGATTTCTGGACAATCATCAGACATAAAGATGGTTACCTTGTTACACCAAGGTTTGTGGAGTTACAGCGCCAATTTTTCCTGTCATGATCATCCTTATTTTATACTTCACCAAATAATTCTATCCTCATTTCTTTCATGGTTAATTCATCACTGATTGTGACAAGAACAGTGACACTCAGAGCAATCTGTCAGTGGCACAGCCTGAGTTACccctgggggggggggcactgccatatatgggccatataggtatgtgccactgtgaagggtatggttttcaagcagtttactctagcatagggtatataaatcaaagcgtttgggtctagaataggctatcatttttcacgaaaatgACCCGTTGGTTggctagactaaggaaaccaggaatttactctagtaaaGGGTaacaaaatccagctgaaactagctcttgtaaaggctaagggttccagagtcctagcggcacatccccacccagaaattcttaaagtaccccccccccccctgggGGTTaccattttgcctttcctGTTAATTTTCTGTTTAACAACGTCTACTTTCACTCATTgccattaaccctttcactccagAAAGTGCCACTTTATCATGATCTGCCATAGTTTATATTTCGTTGTTTATGATTTCTTTGCAGCATTCTTCAGTACATGAAGCAACGTATTGAAAACCGAGGAAGATGGGTGAACAACTTGCAGACAACATCAGTGCCAGGTATTACATTAGGCTTATTTTCAGGTAGctatataaaaaataaaaaaatgatgaaaaataaggCAAACAGAGGCAACCAGAAGTCTTGTTATTCACCAGCTGCTGCCTTTGTGGTTGGGGAGAATACCCCTCAATTCCCAGATTTTGTCTGAGTGCTTCTTATTTTACCAACCACTGAAGAATGGAATTCAGTAAGTCAACTATTACACTTAAGTATGGAATTCAATTTCAGTCTCAGGAGACTCAAAGGGGCACTGTCACTGTAGTTTTTAGGTcataactggttgaaaaacaaaacttgttATAGTTGATTCAAAAGGAACAACATTCTCTATAAACCAAAAATAGAATGTCAATAGAAATGAATTTTGCCAGGAAAAGCTATCCCTATCAAAATTTGGGGGATTTTTGTAATACATCATgtccaaacttgaaaatgtttgccagccattttaattttaagtcCTTCTCCATCCTTGCCATCcaggctccagttgttcaaacgctggatagcgctatccactggataaatcactatccactggataactcaattggttttgctagtgtttatccactggatagtgatttatccggtggacagcgctatccatcgttgaacaactggggctaGAGCTATAAATGacagaaatgaaattcaatatACTGTCAAAGGTCTGGGTGAAGAAACTTTAGTGTTTATTAGTTTCTATTTCTATTGATTTTGTAAAGCATTTTTAACCTACTGGAGTTCCACTAACAAACCATTACCAATGATCCCTTAAGTCTGAACTTGAGAGTTACCACCTCATTCGTGAGTGCCTTACGAAAAAAGCAACAATGATTGTAAATAAGTATTTACCTTGACTTTTGTGTCTTTGTCTCTTCGCCAGTTCATTTAATTTATGGCCCTGCTGACCCTATAAATCCCCCACAAATCTTGAGCAGATACAGGTAGGATAAtaacttataataattattatgtgtGTTTTCTGCCCTGGACATTCTCTTAGATATTTTTGGGTGCAGCCACCATGCAGTCACTCATGATTTGCTGCTTTCATTCAACAGAGAATTGGTAGTGAAAGGAACCTACTCGTCTCTTAACGAACAAATTGGGCATTATCCTCAGTGGGAGGATCCAGATGGATTTATGGCCGCATATCAGGAATTTCTCAGCAAAGTTATAATAGAAAAGTAGTCATAATTGATAATAAGATTTTAAAAAGTCTGcaaaagctattttttttattttactagTCAGTGAGTTTCAAGTGTTGGATGAATTCACTGTGCCCGTGCATTGAAATCCAGAAGGATTTATGGCAGCATATCAAGAAGTGCTTAACAAAGTAAAAGTAatcatgaataataattattagattTTAAGaagtttgcaaaaaaaattttttttttaatttgctggATGAAATCACTTCACTATACACCAGGCAAGTACTTCCAAACGATATCACGTTTTGTTagtccagtggatagtgattttgTTCCATAGGTACTACCAAATACTGCTTGGGATCACCCTGCAATGTTTTAACATCCTGTTGAGGAAGGAGAAGTATTGACCTTAGCTGCTTCTTGATAAAGAGACTCGGTTAAGCTCCTGTCATGTCACCTCCTTGGCTtgagtttaaattttcctaGTATGAACACTATTAAGGTTTTGGAACTGATGTCTTTGGTTGAttcttctgttgtttttgaaggccaatttcatacaattaattttgttgctgtACCTAGTAAGGACTTTAAGGATAACAATTAAATGGTGCAAGATATCTTTTTAAGAGAATTGCATTTATTCCAAGAACACATTGCCTGCATATAATGATAGTAGTATAATGATATTGTCCCATGAGCCAGAAATTTAGAGTAACAATACCTTGAAGCTCTTAACAGTGTAAAGTTATTTCTTATTTGCTAGCAAAATATATgcaaatgattattttttagtACGCATTTGTGGATTTGTAGCCGCAATAGCTGGGGAACCATGAGCTCAAATGCAAATGTGGAAAGGCTTCTACAGATTTTGAACTAAAAGAATCTAAAGATCCAAACTCTTTGCTTCATTTTGCCTCCCCATTCATCACCCACACTATTATAATTGAACTGGTAATATTACATGATTACTTCAACCAAGTCTAACCTTGTTCACAGCTGTTGCTAATGCCCTATTAGTAttacccaactagtggactaatgcaaatcctacattttgattggctatgctactataggtctatgaGTAATGGTCATCGAGAAGCGAAGTTcggttttgtttcattttattccaaaataatttttgtttttgctgaatttattattgcttttttctgcccgactagttgggtgatactaaaacaattagacccttcgccctcaagggccatgGATCAACAGCCCATTGAGCCTGAAAGGGttagggtctaattgttaattattactttttcaaaaaagttcaCAGCAGGTTGATTTTAAATTGAGACATGTTTGCAGTTGTTTGAAATAGTTGATACAATCTTGCATGAATTCTCCAATTTGTGAGCGATCATTATGTGTACACTTCAATAGACTAGGGGAAGCTTTTGAGCTGAATTGTATGAATTACACGGCAGCTGCATAGAATAGGAAATTGAAAGACTCAAACagaaatgataaaaacaatgttttaaatttgagGAATCATTATTACTCAAATGAATATGTTGACACTTCATTCAACAGTAACCAATGTTGAATTCCAAGTAATGAATATTGTTAAATGAATTTGTTAAATCTTCTCAGCTAATGATGTAAGTAAAATTAACTCTGGTAGTAAATGTTGTAGAACGAAAAGCAAACATTTGACCTCCTAACTTTAACTTGAGTATTTACAAATAAGTTTAAACCCTTCTTGACTTTGATATTGACGTATATGAATGAAGTCGtttgtgaaagaaaacttATGAACAAACATCTCACTCAAAAGATCTTAATATACAGTAAGATTAACAGACATCAACTGATTGCCCTATATCGAAGGTTTCctatttttcattaaatgtttttttgcaaaaccttgTTGGTTCTGCTTTATGCAAACTTGATAAACAAAGTGACCAAAAgggcaatattttttttttcagtaacaCCTATTTACAGtgtgcaaaattaataaattccTATGATTTTCTATGCTGTTATCACACAGTAAGGACTGCACTCTCATGGAGAGATTTTTCCATTATTAGCAAGactaacagaaaaaaatatattcttaAAGACCAGAATGAATGTCTCTCTTGAGTCCAATGAGGGCTGCGACTGCCTCTGGTGTTGTCAGTTTGTAACCAAAGAGTGATGTTGTTGTTCCActgcaataaacaaaataaataagatTTACACCAGCCTTGTCCAGAAATCACACAATACACAAACTGCTGTGTACTCTGTACcttttaatgtaaaaaaaaaaaaattggccacaaaAGTAGAACTGAAGGTAATAGGTTCAACTTGCAATAAGAATATTCAGGAATATTCTGAATCATCCTCAAATTAAAACTATTGTGAATTTGGCTACAGTTTAGAATCAAAGGATGCTATGAACAAGTTATGGATATACAACAAACTGGTTTTGAATACAGtcaattaaaatcaaattttcttttaaacagaGGCAGTCAATGGGTATAGTCAGATTATTTCCATGTTGTGGAATTACTTCAGAAAGTCAATAGAGGCATTGATCTGCTGTTGACATATCAATTTGTTTACGGTATATCTGAGCAAGCGATGAATTTGCATATTCCAGTCCTAACCAGTCACTTTGCTTATCAACAACCAACAAACCACAACAATGTTCAGTCTAGGATCTTTACCAGTTGATGAATTCATGTGCTGGGTACCACTGTCGGTCTGTAATAGGTCCACATTCAGAGAATGACTTGACATTTAGACACCTAACTAGGGTGCTCTTCCGGATCTGTCTCAATGCTACCACATCTGTatgaatgaaacaaaaccCTGTCAAATCTTGTAGAATGTGATAGTTGTTAATTTATAAGAGTAATTTTTCACTGGCtgagtgaaacaaaataagtgaaaaatgtttttctcatgcaCCGCTTGGGCCTGGGTATAGGTCATGTGACCTATGTGAAGGgcagttgtttttgttctgtCCGCCATTGCCGACTTTCCCGCCCACCCACCCAAATATATGAAGTTTTTATACAATACCAGTATCATGTACTAGCCTTGaacttttttcattatttccgGTCTTTAGTGTAATGCTACTTGTATTAGCTTTGAATTTGCAATAAAGGTCAGGCGGCGGTTGGCTTGACATGGCTACCAGCGGTGTGTGAGAAGAGTTACAGTTAATCTAGCAGTGTAATTCCTCAGTCACCACCAGAGAACTAAAACAAGTCCATAGAATCTTTGCACGTCTTGTACACTTTTCTGTCGAGCTTCAGCGATAAATTAACTTTTCCGACTGTGCCTTACTTTTCGTTCTTTTAAAGGTTAGGTCCTACATTGCATCTTACCTGGTTTTTTGTTGCACTCTGCATAAATCCTAGCACATCTTTTTGCGTCTGTTGATTTTGATTCCTCTTCTAATCCTTCAATCACAGCAATCCTGTCTGCTACTTCAGCGGCAGAACAAGCAATGATATTGTCACCATGTACCtagacaaataaaaacaattattttaatgaacTCAAGCAGACAAGCATAATTTAAGCCAAATAAGCAACCACTATGCAAAGATTTCTTgctaccaaaaaaaataataaactgcTATAATGGCCTTATTGTCTTCAAATTAGAAGTCACTGCTCAGCCTGCTGGTGGACAAGCTCTAATGAGCTGTGGCTGCACTTTTATGGTAAAGCACAGACAAAACTTTGGTAATGGACTTCCTCCTGGCCTAACTGCTTCAAGATTTGATGCTGATTTCACTATGGTAAAATACTGCTATCCAATTTACCCATTGAAATATTTACTGCTCATACCTAAGGTAAGGATTTCAAGTGCACTGATATCAGCTGATAAACTTTGTCAGGTCTTACCACAACAGTATTTTCCACAAATTCGTCCATAAGCAAACGTCCCTCAAGCCTCAGTGTGTCAAATGGTGCCAGAAATCCTTTAGTCATCAATTCGTCTGTCACTTCATTAAACCTGTTATTCCAACCATGGGCCCGTGCTAATATGACCCTTGAAACATCCTTTGCATTACGGAGACGACATTTGTTTCCATCTGTGTCCAGAACAGCAACCCCCTTGTAGAT
This portion of the Acropora palmata chromosome 13, jaAcrPala1.3, whole genome shotgun sequence genome encodes:
- the LOC141863727 gene encoding mesoderm-specific transcript protein-like isoform X1, with protein sequence MTVFNFQVICAVIVVAVAAFINFPAPYFSKTLQEWRNMGQYFNYRGNAIFYQDFRGYKADEESVVLCIHGFPTSNYDWSKVWEPLKQNFGRVIASDMLGSGFSDKPRDGDYTVMEQATLQEAFLSYLGIHKVHILAHDLGDTVALEMLARYEERKTLKQDPSEYIRIESLCLSNGGIFPETHFPKAIQKLIANSWLGPVVARLTNYPLFARSLASVFGPLTRPTREELQDFWTIIRHKDGYLVTPSILQYMKQRIENRGRWVNNLQTTSVPVHLIYGPADPINPPQILSRYRELVVKGTYSSLNEQIGHYPQWEDPDGFMAAYQEFLSKVIIEK
- the LOC141863727 gene encoding mesoderm-specific transcript protein-like isoform X2, with the translated sequence MTVFNFQVICAVIVVAVAAFINFPAPYFSKTLQEWRNMGQYFNYRGNAIFYQDFRGYKADEESVVLCIHGFPTSNYDWSKRDGDYTVMEQATLQEAFLSYLGIHKVHILAHDLGDTVALEMLARYEERKTLKQDPSEYIRIESLCLSNGGIFPETHFPKAIQKLIANSWLGPVVARLTNYPLFARSLASVFGPLTRPTREELQDFWTIIRHKDGYLVTPSILQYMKQRIENRGRWVNNLQTTSVPVHLIYGPADPINPPQILSRYRELVVKGTYSSLNEQIGHYPQWEDPDGFMAAYQEFLSKVIIEK